The proteins below come from a single Paroceanicella profunda genomic window:
- a CDS encoding enoyl-CoA hydratase/isomerase family protein: MAPMSTDTLRTELHEGWARLTLARPERRNALNTALLAELAAALTRLDADAQVRVVVIAGADGHFAAGADIGEIATKTTAEGRVDLRKDSWAAIRGFSKPLIAAVEGYCLGGGCELALMSDIMIVAPDAQLGLPETNLGIIPGAGGAERLTALIGRARAMRMVLSGEIIPGSLAHDWGMAAFLAEDVQGEAEDLARRLARRAPLALMAAKRAVVGASESPLAGTLAATRTAFEDLLDSADKAEGIAAFGARRHPVFTGR; the protein is encoded by the coding sequence ATGGCGCCCATGAGCACAGACACGCTTCGCACCGAACTCCATGAGGGATGGGCCCGGCTCACCCTCGCGCGCCCCGAGCGGCGCAATGCCCTCAACACCGCGCTGCTGGCCGAGCTGGCCGCGGCGCTGACGCGCCTCGACGCCGATGCCCAGGTCCGTGTCGTGGTGATCGCGGGGGCCGACGGCCATTTCGCCGCCGGCGCCGACATCGGCGAGATCGCGACCAAGACCACCGCCGAGGGGCGGGTCGACCTGCGCAAGGACAGCTGGGCGGCGATCCGCGGCTTCTCCAAGCCGCTCATCGCGGCCGTCGAGGGCTATTGCCTGGGCGGCGGCTGCGAGTTGGCGCTGATGTCCGACATCATGATCGTGGCGCCGGATGCCCAGCTGGGCCTGCCGGAGACCAATCTCGGCATCATCCCCGGTGCCGGCGGGGCGGAGCGGCTCACGGCGCTGATCGGCCGGGCCCGGGCCATGCGCATGGTGCTGTCGGGAGAGATCATCCCCGGCAGCCTGGCGCATGACTGGGGCATGGCCGCCTTCCTCGCCGAGGATGTGCAGGGCGAGGCGGAAGACCTCGCGCGCCGGCTTGCCCGCCGGGCGCCGCTTGCCCTCATGGCCGCGAAGCGCGCCGTGGTCGGGGCCTCCGAATCGCCGCTCGCCGGCACGCTCGCGGCCACGCGCACCGCCTTCGAGGACCTGCTCGACAGCGCCGACAAGGCCGAGGGCATCGCCGCCTTCGGCGCCCGGCGCCACCCCGTCTTCACGGGCCGCTGA
- a CDS encoding 3-hydroxyacyl-CoA dehydrogenase, giving the protein MPDFATIAIAGAGAMGSGIAQVCAQSGRDVLLFDLSAPARERGREAISDNLDRQISKGRISRSTAETILSRIRLAATPEALAPAGLVIEAIIEKPEPKQALFRALEAICGPETVFATNTSSIGVGEIASALAVPVRLAGLHFFNPAQVMKLVEVVGHAATPPALTERLAAFARDIGKTPVICADSPGFIVNRCARPFYGEALAILEEGVFDAPAIDAAMRARGYRMGPFALIDLVGADINLAATETVWAALGRNPRYLPFPALRAQVARGDLGAKTGRGFVTPAVEAAPAPEAVADRIEAALVNEAAHMCDEGLADAAGIDTAMKLGLNFPRGPFEILAAVGPAEVRARLAAAAATAPDALKPRYAPAAALDTPA; this is encoded by the coding sequence ATGCCAGATTTCGCCACCATCGCCATTGCCGGAGCCGGTGCCATGGGCAGCGGCATCGCGCAGGTCTGCGCCCAGTCCGGGCGCGACGTGCTGCTGTTCGACCTCTCCGCACCGGCGCGCGAGCGCGGGCGCGAGGCGATCTCGGACAATCTCGACCGGCAGATCTCGAAGGGCCGGATCAGCCGTAGCACCGCGGAGACCATCCTGTCGCGCATCCGCCTCGCCGCCACCCCGGAGGCCCTCGCCCCCGCCGGGCTGGTGATCGAGGCGATCATCGAGAAGCCGGAGCCCAAGCAGGCGCTGTTCCGCGCGCTGGAGGCGATCTGCGGCCCGGAGACGGTGTTTGCCACCAACACCTCCTCCATCGGCGTGGGGGAGATCGCGTCGGCGCTGGCCGTGCCGGTGCGCCTTGCGGGGCTGCATTTCTTCAACCCCGCCCAGGTGATGAAACTGGTCGAGGTGGTGGGCCATGCCGCCACGCCGCCCGCCCTCACCGAGCGGCTGGCCGCCTTCGCCCGCGACATCGGCAAGACCCCGGTGATCTGCGCCGACAGCCCCGGCTTCATCGTGAACCGCTGCGCGCGGCCGTTCTACGGCGAGGCGCTGGCGATCCTGGAGGAGGGGGTGTTCGACGCCCCGGCCATCGACGCGGCCATGCGCGCGCGCGGCTACCGGATGGGCCCCTTCGCGCTCATCGACCTGGTGGGAGCGGACATCAACCTCGCCGCGACCGAGACGGTCTGGGCCGCGCTGGGGCGGAACCCGCGTTACCTGCCCTTCCCGGCGCTGCGCGCGCAGGTGGCGCGCGGCGATCTGGGGGCCAAGACCGGCCGCGGCTTCGTGACCCCGGCCGTGGAGGCCGCGCCCGCGCCGGAGGCGGTGGCGGACCGGATCGAGGCTGCGCTGGTGAACGAGGCCGCGCACATGTGCGACGAGGGGCTGGCGGATGCCGCCGGCATCGACACCGCGATGAAGCTGGGGCTGAACTTCCCGCGCGGCCCGTTCGAGATCCTCGCGGCCGTGGGGCCGGCGGAGGTGCGCGCCCGCCTCGCCGCCGCCGCCGCCACCGCGCCGGACGCGCTGAAGCCGCGCTACGCGCCGGCCGCCGCGCTGGACACCCCGGCGTGA